The following coding sequences lie in one Arachis ipaensis cultivar K30076 chromosome B03, Araip1.1, whole genome shotgun sequence genomic window:
- the LOC107631119 gene encoding transport and Golgi organization protein 2 homolog isoform X1: protein MRLKLSQLQVMMLLLNKHWMQLMSFNRDEFYYRPTEPLGWWAGDIILGGRDELGGGTWLGSTRDGTVAFLTNFREVESLLEPKTRGDLTIRFLQSKKSPQEFAEKIVEEAHVYNGFNLVCIDICSFNLGCSERYNECMGQS, encoded by the exons ATGAGACTG AAATTATCACAATTGCAGGTGATGATGTTATTGTTAAATAAGCATTGGATGCAGCTGATGAGTTTCAACAGGGACGAATTCTATTACCG GCCCACAGAGCCGTTAGGATGGTGGGCCGGCGACATTATATTGGGCGGAAGGGATGAGCTCGGCGGTGGCACATGGTTGGGCTCCACCAGAGATGGAACGGTGGCTTTCCTCACCAATTTTAGGGAAGTTGAAAGCCTTCTGGAACCCAAGACCAGGGGAGACTTGACCATCCGATTCCTTCAG AGTAAGAAGAGTCCTCAGGAGTTTGCAGAGAAAATTGTTGAAGAGGCACATGTATATAATGGCTTCAATCTAGTTTGTATTGATATTTGCAGCTTCAATCTAGGCTGCTCAGAAAGGTATAATGAGTGTATGGGACAAAGCTGA
- the LOC107631119 gene encoding transport and Golgi organization protein 2 homolog isoform X2, which yields MRLVMMLLLNKHWMQLMSFNRDEFYYRPTEPLGWWAGDIILGGRDELGGGTWLGSTRDGTVAFLTNFREVESLLEPKTRGDLTIRFLQSKKSPQEFAEKIVEEAHVYNGFNLVCIDICSFNLGCSERYNECMGQS from the exons ATGAGACTG GTGATGATGTTATTGTTAAATAAGCATTGGATGCAGCTGATGAGTTTCAACAGGGACGAATTCTATTACCG GCCCACAGAGCCGTTAGGATGGTGGGCCGGCGACATTATATTGGGCGGAAGGGATGAGCTCGGCGGTGGCACATGGTTGGGCTCCACCAGAGATGGAACGGTGGCTTTCCTCACCAATTTTAGGGAAGTTGAAAGCCTTCTGGAACCCAAGACCAGGGGAGACTTGACCATCCGATTCCTTCAG AGTAAGAAGAGTCCTCAGGAGTTTGCAGAGAAAATTGTTGAAGAGGCACATGTATATAATGGCTTCAATCTAGTTTGTATTGATATTTGCAGCTTCAATCTAGGCTGCTCAGAAAGGTATAATGAGTGTATGGGACAAAGCTGA